The following are encoded in a window of Collinsella aerofaciens genomic DNA:
- the atpD gene encoding F0F1 ATP synthase subunit beta — translation MANNTVKLAVEEATKKTTAGDGRIVRIIGPVVDVKFDGAVPPIYNALTVEAETPIGHLSTILEVESQLPGGVVRTVAMSSTDGLQRGLIATDTGEPMKMPVGPKTLGRIWNVMGKPVDGKPMPEVEEFYPIHHAAPRFDELTTKTEIFETGIKAVDLLEPYIRGGKTGLFGGAGVGKTVLIQELINNLAQEHGGTSVFTGVGERTREGTDLFLEMSESGVIDKTCLVYGQMNEPPGARLRIGLAGLTTAEYFRDRGQDVLLFIDNIFRFSQAGSEVSALLGRMPSAVGYQPTLATEMGDLQERITSTKTGSITSVQAVYVPADDLTDPAPATTFTHLDATTVLSRSISSLGLFPAIDPLASSSDALDPSIVGEEHYRVAVKVQELLQEYSDLQDIIAILGMDELSEEQRLTVNRARKIQQFLSQSFHVAEKFTGNPGVYVRVEDTVRSFAEIVDGKADDLPEQAFRYASTIEDVRERARKMGEK, via the coding sequence ATGGCTAATAACACCGTAAAGCTTGCGGTCGAGGAAGCCACCAAGAAGACGACTGCCGGTGATGGTCGCATCGTGCGAATCATCGGCCCTGTCGTCGACGTCAAGTTTGACGGCGCGGTGCCCCCGATCTACAACGCGCTAACGGTCGAGGCCGAGACCCCGATCGGTCATCTGAGCACGATCCTCGAGGTCGAGAGCCAGCTTCCGGGCGGCGTCGTCCGCACGGTCGCCATGTCCTCGACCGACGGCTTGCAGCGCGGCCTCATCGCCACCGATACCGGTGAGCCCATGAAGATGCCCGTTGGTCCCAAGACGCTCGGCCGCATTTGGAACGTCATGGGCAAGCCCGTCGACGGCAAGCCCATGCCCGAGGTGGAGGAGTTCTACCCCATCCACCATGCAGCGCCCCGTTTCGACGAGCTCACCACCAAGACCGAGATCTTCGAGACCGGCATCAAGGCCGTCGACCTGCTCGAGCCCTACATCCGCGGCGGCAAGACAGGTCTGTTCGGCGGCGCCGGCGTCGGCAAGACCGTTCTGATCCAGGAGCTCATCAACAACCTCGCCCAGGAGCACGGCGGCACCTCGGTGTTCACCGGCGTCGGCGAGCGTACCCGCGAGGGCACCGACCTGTTCCTCGAGATGAGCGAGTCTGGCGTTATCGACAAGACCTGCTTGGTCTATGGTCAGATGAACGAGCCGCCCGGAGCGCGTCTGCGCATCGGTCTGGCCGGCCTTACCACCGCTGAGTACTTCCGCGATCGCGGCCAGGACGTTCTGCTGTTCATCGACAACATCTTCCGCTTCTCCCAGGCAGGTTCCGAGGTTTCCGCACTGCTGGGCCGTATGCCGTCCGCCGTTGGTTACCAGCCCACGCTGGCAACCGAGATGGGCGACCTCCAGGAGCGCATTACCTCGACCAAGACGGGCTCCATTACCTCCGTCCAGGCTGTCTACGTCCCCGCAGACGACCTGACCGACCCGGCGCCTGCCACGACGTTTACGCACCTCGATGCCACCACGGTTCTTTCGCGTAGCATTTCGTCGCTCGGCCTGTTCCCGGCTATCGACCCGCTTGCGTCTTCCTCCGACGCTCTCGATCCCTCGATCGTCGGCGAGGAGCACTACCGTGTCGCCGTCAAGGTCCAGGAGCTCCTGCAGGAGTACTCCGACCTTCAGGACATCATCGCCATTCTGGGTATGGACGAGCTGTCCGAGGAGCAGCGCCTTACGGTCAACCGTGCCCGTAAGATTCAGCAGTTCCTCTCGCAGTCCTTCCACGTCGCCGAGAAGTTCACCGGCAACCCCGGTGTCTACGTCCGCGTCGAGGATACCGTCCGCTCTTTCGCCGAGATTGTCGACGGCAAGGCCGATGACCTGCCCGAGCAGGCTTTCCGCTATGCTTCCACGATTGAGGACGTGCGCGAACGCGCCCGCAAGATGGGGGAGAAGTAG
- the atpG gene encoding ATP synthase F1 subunit gamma, whose translation MANLRDIKKRISSVTTTKQITRTMEMVSTAKIRRALDRSKQAEPYKEALTDVMLTVAGDASCSGTDPMLQKHESVKHGLIVVIASDRGLAGGFNTTVERTAEKLAASWANDGIECEIIACGRKPATYFRDRANVVMHFEGNSSEPDFNQARMISSHICDAYRAGELDRVELVYHHAKNRVDQELRVEHLLPLDPEMIAMAHGPRKNETDAPKRISSTFEFVPSPEHVLGKLVPSYILTVIYQALIDSAAAEQGARRKAMHSATENATAIISTLTRTYSRVRQASITTEINEIVGGASALEEQ comes from the coding sequence ATGGCCAACCTTCGCGACATTAAGAAGCGAATCTCCTCGGTTACCACGACCAAGCAGATCACGCGCACGATGGAGATGGTCTCTACGGCCAAGATTCGTCGTGCCCTCGATCGCTCCAAGCAGGCCGAGCCTTATAAGGAGGCGCTGACCGACGTCATGTTGACGGTCGCCGGCGACGCCTCCTGTTCGGGCACCGATCCCATGCTGCAGAAGCATGAGAGCGTCAAGCATGGCCTGATTGTCGTTATTGCCTCGGACCGCGGCCTTGCCGGCGGTTTCAATACGACGGTGGAGCGCACGGCCGAAAAGCTCGCCGCTTCTTGGGCGAACGACGGCATCGAATGCGAGATCATCGCGTGCGGGCGTAAGCCGGCCACGTATTTCCGTGACCGCGCAAACGTTGTCATGCACTTTGAGGGCAACTCCTCTGAGCCCGATTTCAATCAGGCCCGCATGATCTCCTCTCATATCTGCGATGCGTATCGTGCCGGTGAGCTTGACCGTGTCGAGCTTGTCTACCACCACGCCAAGAACCGCGTGGATCAGGAGCTTCGCGTCGAGCATCTGTTGCCGCTCGACCCCGAGATGATCGCTATGGCCCACGGTCCGCGTAAGAACGAGACCGACGCCCCTAAGCGCATCTCGTCCACGTTCGAGTTCGTGCCCTCTCCCGAGCATGTTCTCGGCAAGCTTGTGCCGTCTTATATCCTGACGGTCATCTACCAGGCCCTGATCGATTCGGCGGCTGCCGAGCAGGGTGCACGCCGCAAGGCCATGCACTCCGCGACGGAAAACGCCACCGCGATCATCTCGACCCTTACCCGCACGTATAGTCGCGTGCGCCAGGCTTCGATCACGACCGAGATTAACGAGATCGTCGGCGGAGCCTCAGCATTGGAGGAACAGTAA
- the atpA gene encoding F0F1 ATP synthase subunit alpha, translating into MSETLNAQDIAKKLQEQLTSLSATVDTHEVSTVDEVGDGIARVSGLKSAMAGELLEFKSSDTGETVFGLAQNLDRDEVGAVLFGAVDSIKEGDECRTTGRVMDIPVSRAMLGRVVNPLGQPIDGLGDIVATHRRPIEFKAPGVIDRTPVCEPVQTGLLAIDSMVPIGRGQRELIIGDRKTGKTAIAIDAILNQRGKGMVCIYVAIGQKASTVANIRETLAQHGALDYTIIVSATAADSAPMQYIAPMAGAAIGEFFMYNGEDGKPASETNPGGHVLVIYDDLSKQAVAYRQMSLTLHRPPGREAYPGDIFYLHSRLLERAVKMSKKNGYGSMTALPIIETQDGDVSAYIPTNVISITDGQIYLQSELFFQGQRPAVDVGISVSRVGGDAQTKAMKQVAGNLRLDLASYQELAGFTQFGSDLDEATQKQLTHGARMTELLKQPRYKPFEVGEQIVTLFAGNEGFLDDLEIADVLPFRAELIEYMDNGFGSLLDKVRAKKIDDDTKAELLRVIGDFKQQFMAKHHSDVSGSEEN; encoded by the coding sequence ATGTCCGAAACCCTCAATGCCCAGGATATCGCCAAGAAACTGCAGGAGCAGCTCACGAGCCTCTCCGCGACGGTCGATACGCATGAGGTTTCAACGGTCGACGAGGTAGGCGACGGCATCGCGCGCGTCTCCGGCCTCAAGAGCGCCATGGCAGGCGAGCTTCTGGAGTTCAAGAGCTCCGATACCGGTGAGACCGTCTTCGGCCTTGCCCAGAACCTTGACCGTGACGAGGTCGGCGCCGTTCTGTTCGGTGCCGTCGACTCCATCAAGGAAGGCGACGAGTGCCGCACCACTGGCCGCGTTATGGATATCCCCGTGAGCCGTGCCATGCTCGGCCGCGTCGTCAATCCGCTCGGCCAGCCCATCGACGGCCTGGGCGACATCGTCGCTACGCACCGTCGCCCCATCGAGTTCAAGGCTCCCGGCGTCATCGATCGTACCCCGGTGTGCGAGCCGGTTCAGACCGGTCTGCTCGCTATCGACTCCATGGTGCCTATTGGCCGCGGTCAGCGTGAGCTCATCATCGGTGACCGTAAGACCGGTAAGACCGCCATCGCCATCGACGCTATCCTCAACCAGCGCGGCAAGGGCATGGTCTGCATCTATGTCGCCATCGGCCAGAAGGCCTCCACGGTTGCCAACATCCGCGAGACCCTCGCTCAGCACGGTGCGCTCGACTACACCATCATCGTTTCGGCCACCGCTGCCGATTCCGCCCCTATGCAGTACATCGCGCCTATGGCCGGTGCCGCTATCGGCGAGTTCTTTATGTACAACGGCGAGGACGGCAAGCCCGCCAGCGAGACCAACCCCGGCGGCCACGTGCTCGTCATCTACGATGACCTGTCCAAGCAGGCTGTGGCCTACCGTCAGATGTCGCTGACGCTGCATCGTCCGCCCGGACGCGAGGCCTATCCTGGCGACATCTTCTACCTGCACTCTCGTCTGCTCGAGCGTGCCGTCAAGATGTCCAAGAAGAACGGTTACGGCTCCATGACGGCACTGCCGATCATCGAGACCCAGGACGGCGACGTCTCGGCCTACATTCCGACCAACGTCATTTCCATTACCGATGGTCAGATCTACCTGCAGTCCGAGCTCTTCTTCCAGGGTCAGCGCCCGGCAGTCGACGTGGGTATCTCCGTGTCCCGCGTCGGTGGCGATGCGCAGACCAAGGCCATGAAGCAGGTCGCCGGCAACCTCCGTCTGGACCTCGCTTCCTATCAGGAGCTCGCTGGCTTTACGCAGTTCGGCTCCGATCTCGACGAGGCTACTCAGAAGCAGCTGACCCACGGTGCTCGCATGACCGAGCTCCTGAAGCAGCCGCGTTACAAGCCGTTTGAGGTTGGCGAGCAGATCGTTACGCTGTTCGCTGGCAACGAGGGCTTCCTGGATGACCTGGAGATCGCCGACGTGCTGCCTTTCCGTGCCGAGCTCATCGAGTACATGGACAATGGCTTTGGTTCGCTGCTCGACAAGGTTCGCGCCAAGAAGATCGATGATGACACCAAGGCTGAGCTCTTGCGCGTCATCGGCGACTTCAAGCAGCAGTTCATGGCCAAGCACCATTCGGATGTTTCTGGATCAGAGGAGAACTAA
- a CDS encoding F0F1 ATP synthase subunit delta, with translation MPTSRYQDKVLETYARSLLEAAKAENHVFEDLEMIERLASASPEIIAVLDTMSKRDQLDLLPKVAAAFKYVAEEDEDVVGVTVTTAIPLDDELRQTITKKCEQDFGRKVFLIEQVDPSIVGGLVLEARGERRDISVKTQLRIAQETLANSANSYGGEA, from the coding sequence ATGCCGACTAGCCGCTATCAGGACAAGGTACTCGAGACCTACGCGCGCTCCCTTCTGGAAGCCGCTAAGGCCGAGAACCATGTGTTCGAGGACCTCGAGATGATCGAGCGCTTGGCTTCTGCCAGCCCCGAGATCATCGCCGTGCTCGACACCATGTCCAAGCGCGACCAGCTCGACCTTCTTCCCAAGGTGGCAGCTGCCTTTAAGTATGTTGCCGAGGAAGACGAGGATGTAGTGGGCGTGACCGTCACCACGGCGATCCCGCTCGACGACGAGCTGCGTCAAACCATCACTAAGAAATGCGAGCAGGACTTCGGCCGCAAGGTATTCCTTATCGAGCAGGTCGACCCGTCTATCGTGGGCGGCCTGGTGCTCGAGGCCCGCGGCGAGCGTCGTGACATTTCCGTCAAGACGCAGCTGCGCATCGCGCAGGAGACCCTCGCAAACTCTGCTAATTCGTACGGAGGTGAAGCCTAA
- the atpF gene encoding F0F1 ATP synthase subunit B — MNLSSQKSAIALSASAAALLMPVSAFAEDGAAGADILIPKMAEFIPALIAFLIIWIVLAKVALPGIMKTMEERGKKIEESLDEAEKTKQEAIAKRAESDSIVTDARRQAADIVLEARKDAESERARIIEAAHKEAEEIIAKAHTTVEDERKSIYAGAASSIADLSVAVATKIVGEALEDDAEQKKLIERYIQEAGSLNAD, encoded by the coding sequence ATGAATCTTTCATCCCAGAAGAGCGCGATCGCACTCTCCGCGTCCGCGGCCGCGCTGCTCATGCCGGTTTCCGCGTTCGCCGAGGACGGCGCCGCCGGTGCGGACATCCTCATCCCTAAGATGGCGGAGTTCATCCCGGCGCTTATTGCCTTCCTGATCATCTGGATCGTGCTGGCCAAGGTTGCCCTGCCGGGCATCATGAAAACCATGGAGGAGCGCGGCAAGAAGATCGAGGAGAGCCTCGACGAGGCCGAGAAGACCAAGCAGGAGGCTATCGCCAAGCGCGCTGAGTCCGACTCGATCGTCACCGACGCCCGTCGTCAGGCTGCCGACATCGTTCTCGAGGCCCGTAAGGACGCCGAGTCCGAGCGCGCCCGTATCATCGAGGCTGCTCACAAGGAGGCTGAGGAGATCATCGCCAAGGCCCATACGACCGTCGAGGACGAGCGCAAGTCCATCTACGCCGGTGCCGCGAGCTCCATCGCCGACCTGTCCGTTGCCGTCGCCACCAAGATCGTGGGCGAGGCACTCGAGGACGATGCCGAGCAGAAGAAGCTCATCGAGCGCTACATCCAGGAAGCAGGTAGCCTGAATGCCGACTAG
- a CDS encoding ATP synthase subunit C, with product MGVIGYGLGVIGAGLAIGLSALGATGAMARQPEVQGRVFTVFIMGSAFGEALALIGFVVALIVK from the coding sequence GTGGGAGTTATCGGTTACGGTCTCGGTGTTATCGGCGCTGGTCTTGCTATCGGCCTGTCTGCTCTGGGTGCTACGGGTGCTATGGCCCGTCAGCCTGAGGTCCAGGGCCGCGTGTTCACCGTCTTCATCATGGGCTCCGCCTTCGGCGAGGCTCTGGCTCTGATCGGCTTCGTTGTCGCGCTGATCGTTAAATAG
- the atpB gene encoding F0F1 ATP synthase subunit A has translation MEIFEKLPDEINHLVSEFSSTPVVGDLSCGITQYSFWLIVSTIVLLIVLAVFKKKQTLVPKGFFVNGFEYIIEYVENDIGKGVVGENWKKHFPFLCSLFLFILINNMIGLIPGMKPGTGAIGSTAALAIFAFVYFIYYGCKAHGVIGYIKSLAPQGVSFPMNVLVWVVELFSTFLRLITLAVRLFCNMFAGHVVMGSFAIMASMFMQPLLQQVSAAHAVGALPSLAWLAILILIYAIELVVGAIQAYVFTVLTAVYVSEAEEVAEEE, from the coding sequence GTGGAAATTTTTGAAAAGCTGCCTGATGAGATTAATCATCTGGTCAGCGAGTTCAGCTCCACCCCTGTCGTGGGCGATCTGAGCTGCGGCATCACGCAGTACTCGTTTTGGCTGATCGTCTCCACGATCGTGCTCCTGATCGTCCTGGCCGTGTTCAAGAAGAAGCAGACTTTGGTTCCCAAGGGCTTCTTCGTCAACGGTTTCGAGTACATCATCGAGTACGTCGAGAACGACATCGGCAAGGGCGTCGTGGGTGAGAACTGGAAGAAGCACTTCCCGTTCCTGTGCTCGCTTTTCCTGTTCATCCTGATCAACAACATGATCGGCCTGATCCCGGGAATGAAGCCCGGCACCGGCGCAATCGGCTCCACTGCCGCGCTCGCCATCTTCGCCTTCGTGTACTTCATCTACTACGGATGCAAGGCTCACGGCGTGATCGGCTACATCAAGAGCCTCGCCCCGCAGGGCGTGAGCTTCCCGATGAACGTGCTCGTGTGGGTCGTTGAGCTTTTCTCGACCTTCCTGCGCCTCATCACGCTCGCCGTCCGTCTGTTCTGCAACATGTTCGCAGGACACGTGGTCATGGGCTCGTTCGCCATCATGGCGAGCATGTTCATGCAGCCGCTGCTTCAGCAAGTTTCCGCGGCCCACGCCGTCGGCGCCCTGCCTTCGCTGGCCTGGCTTGCCATTCTCATCCTGATCTATGCGATCGAGCTTGTGGTCGGCGCCATCCAGGCTTACGTCTTCACGGTCCTTACCGCCGTGTATGTCTCCGAGGCAGAGGAGGTCGCGGAGGAGGAGTAG
- the upp gene encoding uracil phosphoribosyltransferase produces MTVTYDTSRVTLVDHPLVQHKLSILRDKNTGTNQFRQLVRELALFDGYEAMRDLPMEDVEVETPITTATFKQLAGKKLAIVPILRAGLGMVDGILDLVPSARVGHIGMERDEVTHEPHEYYCKMPKDIDQRICLVVDPMLATGGSAEMAISYLRERGVKDIRMLCIVAAPEGLKSLTEKDPDVHIYTCAIDDHLNEAAYIVPGLGDAGDRIYGTL; encoded by the coding sequence ATGACCGTCACCTACGATACGTCCCGTGTGACGCTTGTCGATCACCCGCTCGTCCAGCACAAGCTGTCGATTCTGCGCGACAAAAACACCGGCACCAACCAGTTCCGCCAGCTCGTGCGCGAACTCGCACTTTTTGACGGCTACGAGGCCATGCGCGACCTGCCCATGGAAGACGTCGAAGTCGAGACCCCCATCACTACTGCCACGTTCAAACAGCTCGCCGGCAAGAAACTCGCCATCGTGCCCATCCTGCGTGCGGGCCTTGGCATGGTCGACGGCATCCTCGACCTGGTGCCCTCCGCTCGCGTGGGCCACATCGGCATGGAGCGCGACGAGGTCACCCACGAGCCGCACGAGTATTACTGCAAGATGCCCAAGGATATCGACCAGCGCATCTGCCTGGTCGTCGACCCCATGCTCGCCACGGGCGGTTCGGCCGAGATGGCCATCAGCTACCTGCGCGAGCGCGGTGTCAAGGACATCCGCATGCTGTGCATCGTCGCCGCGCCTGAGGGCCTCAAGTCACTGACCGAAAAGGACCCCGACGTACATATTTATACGTGCGCCATCGACGACCATCTCAACGAGGCCGCCTACATCGTTCCCGGCCTGGGCGACGCCGGCGACCGCATCTACGGCACGCTGTAA
- the glpK gene encoding glycerol kinase GlpK — translation MSLNLGSLGMEDAPFSFGGSYIMALDCGTTSVLATIVDEYGCIVAQARRSVKTSFPRPGWVEQDPTEVLASQIGVMMEVQFKSGIHSDRIAAIGISNQRETTVVWDRISGQPIYNAIVWQCRRTAPLIDELVEQGAEELVRSRTGLTLDPYFSASKVQWILDNVDGARESAAAGDLMFGTIDTWLIYNLTGSQVFATDYTNASRTALFNIHTLDWDDDLLALFDVPRSMMPEVRWSSGDYGRVASDIMTNMPPIMGVAGDQQASLFGHCCFHPGQTKNTYGTGCFMLMNTGDEVVESKNGLVSTIGIAADGKISYALEGSIFAAGSTMNWLRNNMGIISSVSESAQLAASINDNEGCYFVPAFAGLGAPWWDPHARGIVCGLTGASSRATIVRAACESMAYQSYDVLRAMEQDVGLSIERLSVDGGASRNEFIMQFQADLLDIPVLQCETVETTAIGAAYLAGLAVGYWEDLEELEQNAQIVKTFLPHMSAERRESNLAGWRDAVKRSLNTAQ, via the coding sequence ATGTCGTTGAATCTAGGTAGCCTGGGTATGGAAGACGCCCCGTTTAGCTTTGGCGGTTCCTACATCATGGCGCTCGACTGCGGCACTACCTCGGTACTCGCGACCATCGTCGACGAGTACGGCTGCATCGTCGCCCAGGCGCGTCGTAGCGTCAAAACCAGCTTCCCGCGCCCCGGCTGGGTGGAGCAGGATCCCACGGAGGTGCTTGCCAGCCAGATCGGCGTGATGATGGAGGTTCAGTTTAAGAGCGGCATCCATTCTGACCGCATTGCCGCCATCGGTATCTCCAACCAGCGCGAGACCACGGTGGTGTGGGACCGCATAAGCGGCCAACCCATCTATAACGCCATCGTGTGGCAATGCCGTCGCACCGCACCTCTGATCGACGAGCTGGTCGAGCAGGGCGCAGAAGAGCTGGTGCGCTCCCGCACAGGACTCACGCTCGATCCGTATTTTTCGGCTTCCAAGGTGCAGTGGATCCTCGACAACGTCGACGGTGCGCGTGAGAGCGCGGCGGCGGGCGACCTCATGTTCGGCACCATCGACACCTGGCTCATCTACAACCTCACCGGCAGTCAGGTCTTTGCCACCGACTACACCAATGCCAGCCGCACGGCACTCTTTAATATCCATACGCTCGATTGGGACGACGACCTGCTGGCGCTCTTTGACGTTCCACGTTCCATGATGCCCGAGGTTCGTTGGAGCTCGGGCGACTACGGCCGCGTCGCGAGCGACATCATGACCAACATGCCGCCCATCATGGGCGTGGCGGGCGACCAGCAGGCGTCGCTGTTCGGCCACTGCTGCTTCCATCCCGGCCAGACCAAAAACACCTATGGCACGGGTTGCTTTATGCTCATGAACACCGGCGACGAGGTCGTCGAATCCAAGAACGGTCTGGTCTCCACGATCGGTATCGCCGCGGACGGCAAGATCAGCTATGCACTCGAGGGCTCCATCTTTGCTGCCGGTTCCACCATGAACTGGCTGCGCAACAACATGGGCATCATCTCGAGTGTGAGCGAGTCCGCGCAACTCGCCGCTTCGATCAACGACAATGAGGGCTGCTACTTCGTTCCCGCCTTTGCGGGTCTGGGCGCTCCCTGGTGGGACCCGCATGCTCGCGGTATCGTGTGCGGCCTGACCGGCGCCTCGAGTCGCGCGACCATTGTGCGTGCGGCCTGCGAGTCCATGGCCTACCAGAGTTATGACGTGCTACGCGCCATGGAGCAGGACGTGGGACTTTCGATTGAGCGCCTGTCCGTCGATGGCGGTGCCTCGCGCAACGAGTTCATCATGCAATTCCAGGCCGATCTGCTGGATATCCCCGTGCTGCAGTGCGAGACGGTGGAGACCACGGCGATCGGTGCCGCGTACTTGGCGGGCCTTGCCGTCGGCTATTGGGAGGACCTGGAGGAGCTGGAGCAAAACGCTCAGATCGTTAAGACCTTCCTTCCCCATATGTCCGCCGAGCGCCGTGAGAGCAATCTCGCTGGTTGGCGTGATGCCGTCAAGCGTTCGCTCAACACCGCTCAGTAG
- a CDS encoding L-threonylcarbamoyladenylate synthase, producing the protein MQTVYRVYEGAREPHRLAVERTAELLGRGGLALIPTETVYGVAVAVNAFSDAVPQDTSEPLPWPRDPQATVNGAAVPALGTGYRRIFTLKQRELTQTVAWLVDDAEALDRYGVDIPHEARMLARRCWPGALTIVVKAAPCVPTFMRAADDTVALRASASPVVQALIRACGSPLACTSANTHGAPAPASFATVEERILEGVDVAVDAGETPCRDASTIVSFQHGELQILRQGALPASEIERVLSDPMQ; encoded by the coding sequence ATGCAGACGGTCTATCGGGTATACGAGGGAGCGCGCGAGCCGCATCGGCTTGCAGTCGAGCGCACGGCCGAGCTACTCGGTCGCGGTGGCCTGGCGCTTATTCCAACCGAGACGGTCTACGGTGTCGCCGTGGCAGTCAACGCCTTCTCGGATGCCGTTCCACAAGATACAAGTGAACCTCTGCCGTGGCCGCGCGATCCGCAGGCCACCGTCAACGGCGCCGCGGTCCCCGCACTCGGTACCGGCTATCGTCGTATCTTTACCCTCAAGCAGCGCGAGCTCACCCAAACGGTTGCCTGGCTGGTCGATGATGCCGAGGCGCTCGACCGCTATGGCGTGGATATCCCTCATGAGGCCCGCATGCTCGCCCGACGATGCTGGCCGGGTGCCCTGACTATCGTGGTTAAGGCTGCCCCCTGCGTGCCGACCTTTATGCGTGCCGCCGACGACACGGTGGCACTTCGCGCTTCGGCCTCGCCCGTGGTGCAAGCGCTCATCCGCGCCTGCGGCAGCCCTCTTGCCTGCACCAGCGCCAACACGCATGGAGCGCCCGCGCCGGCAAGTTTTGCCACGGTGGAGGAGCGCATCCTGGAGGGGGTCGATGTGGCCGTCGACGCCGGTGAGACCCCGTGTCGCGATGCCTCAACCATCGTGTCGTTTCAGCACGGCGAGCTCCAGATCCTGCGCCAAGGCGCGCTTCCCGCATCAGAGATCGAACGGGTCCTGTCCGACCCGATGCAATAG
- a CDS encoding type II toxin-antitoxin system HicB family antitoxin, which yields MGKYSSPSWMVVGGKMRQRFTYDCVLIKEDDGYCASFPQIPGAFADGDTREEAIAHATEALMAFLADDLNNGLTPAGYERSAEVVALSVEIDHEDAREAACRTFKDAALDLKVSAPRITALVKAGKLDVELVDGRRMITIDSIERYAAQERHAGRPKQFVAVQ from the coding sequence GTGGGCAAGTATTCGTCGCCAAGCTGGATGGTAGTTGGAGGCAAAATGAGGCAGCGATTTACCTATGACTGCGTTCTCATAAAAGAAGACGACGGTTACTGCGCCAGTTTCCCGCAGATTCCCGGCGCCTTTGCCGATGGCGATACGCGCGAAGAAGCGATTGCCCATGCCACCGAGGCACTGATGGCGTTTTTGGCCGACGACCTCAACAACGGTTTGACTCCGGCAGGGTACGAACGCTCGGCCGAGGTCGTGGCCCTTTCAGTCGAAATCGACCACGAGGACGCTCGGGAAGCGGCGTGCCGAACATTTAAAGACGCAGCGCTGGACCTCAAAGTCTCCGCTCCGCGGATTACCGCGCTGGTCAAAGCCGGAAAGCTCGATGTTGAACTTGTCGACGGCCGTCGGATGATAACGATAGACAGCATCGAGCGCTACGCCGCCCAAGAACGTCACGCCGGCAGGCCAAAGCAGTTCGTCGCAGTCCAATAA
- a CDS encoding type II toxin-antitoxin system HicA family toxin has translation MQPPTFREIIALLKHDGFVKVAQVGSHAKYVSGDRVVTVNGSGGDRPKKGTWASIRRQAGW, from the coding sequence ATGCAACCTCCTACCTTTCGGGAAATCATTGCCCTACTCAAGCACGATGGATTCGTGAAGGTCGCGCAGGTCGGTAGTCATGCTAAGTATGTTTCTGGTGACCGTGTTGTCACCGTGAACGGCTCTGGTGGTGATCGACCAAAGAAGGGCACGTGGGCAAGTATTCGTCGCCAAGCTGGATGGTAG